In Zingiber officinale cultivar Zhangliang chromosome 1A, Zo_v1.1, whole genome shotgun sequence, the DNA window ATAAatctcttaattaaataaatctgaattctaattaaatagtaatttaactcaataaatctcCTTAATTAAAAAAGTGATTTCGGACACTACAATAGTATTTTCGTCGGTAATTCTATTTTGATATTATTGATGAAAACGATGTTTCTGTCGGGAAAATTTGCTGCAGAAATTTATTTTCCGTTGATAATTACCAACGGAATTTAGGTTCTATTGGTAAAATCATTTCTGACGAATCACCTCCCAACAAATAATTTTCTGTCGTAATTCTGTCCCTAAACCACTTCACCGATGGAATTATGACGAAAAATTCAATCGGTAATGCCGATTTTTTTTATAGTGCTTGATATTCGCAATGCACAGGATCTGAACCATTGATAACTGTAGGAATTATATATTGATTGCACAAAACAATTAAACACTTACAATGATCTCCTGTAGATCTGTAATTGGCGACAGAATGTGATCTTCGGActtgctgtcggaagagcgatcatagAATCAGAAAGCTCTCCGCAATTTCACAAACAAAATCACACTGCCTTGGATATTCTCCTAGTCCTCTCTATTCTCAATGCACTTCGTTGTCTTTTCTTTCCAtgaatgatccttggacgcacccctTATAAAGGAAAAATAACCTAGGGATATAAGGGACAATTTTCCCCTAAGAAGTGGGCAACGTGGGTTCCCCACATTCCTATTTCCTATATattccactcgtccaaggtaagtcactaagactagttcatccAGGTTAGTCACTAAGAccagttagtcacaaagactaaataagtcacacAGACTATTTGAGAGTTTAGTCACAAAGATCATATTAGAACATGCAATCCATACTTAGAGCAATTGGTTTATGCGAcaacaagcacactgagcgatagctgctaagaagattgttacaccttacataaccGCTCTCTAAGtgatcaatgctaacaaagttaTTACACTTTACTTAATCGCTATTCCAAATGAATTAGCGACATACTCATCATGACACATAACCTCTTtgtcctggtggcacatagcttTTATCCATGAAATATCCAATCTCCTAGTGGCACAAAATCATTTTCgtggagatatccatgtcttgctatttacccagattaaataatcttcatttacatcaatatgaacatctctaatctcttATAATGActacatgtcaagagcatattccATATTCAAATATTCACTATCATTTTTATACATAATAGAAATGGGTCGActagtgaataacatcaaaagatataaatctatttaatcttcctttttagctagaatctattcatttcaaTCAGTccctttcctagttatgctctatAGAGCAAATTATCCATAGCCATATGATATACGCTAAAATAGCAGACACTAATTAAAACGTCAAGTAAATAGATAAATATTCACTAAGGGTAAAAATTGAGATTaatttataatctcaaaggtctcacatagtatagaaacagggatccattctcctactacttttattgtcacaatagcacatgtggtatgaatcacatgctacgatgttattctctttactaaaaagagcatatgttttcttcaaatttaacattgtaaaaattttgatctagacatacctaatgtttaaccctgaattcaacatataaatTCTAATCTGATTTTCatcaggttcagtaaatggtgggttcatttacttcaatcattattaacacataaatgatctcaacttaacacaattatcaagatgaccttaacttatggatcTGTTTTTGTTCatagctacataagttgtcccataagtaacagtcttacctctatttgtactcaacaaacagagatgattatctatgtgagtggactaatctcaatctaccaacatgttcactgagatcttatatgaatgtaaaaacatcATATACATTGAATAAATTATGGTAAATTatacaatcaaatcataataTCTAATTGTAATTATAAtgttgttacattctacgaagtcccaaagactttatatgttctttaaatgactctttagtcattagcTTAGTAAAAGGATGTGCAAGCATAGCActtgtagggacatactcaagaattaccTTTTGTTTAGCCATAATATCTCTCACAAAGTTATATTTTATCGTTATatacttgcctttgctgtgatatttgggatctttgGAAAAGTTATTATAGCTTAActatcacagtagacagttactggactcccaatGTCCTCGACAATCTTTAGATACTTCAGGAACCTTCTGAACCAAACTACTTCTTGCACAGCAGCTGAACAtgtcacatattcagcttccatagttgacaaagctacacaagcttgtttttgttgttccatgagatggcaccaCCATTCAACAAAAATGCATAGCATAATGTGGATTTTTTGTCATCCAGGTCCCCAGCCTAATATGCATTTGAATAATCTTTCATACTCATatttgatccttggaaacagagacaataatctgttgtcgccttcagatatctaaacactacaagaaaaaagcctaacaacaacggtttttcaccgttgtcgtagcccctttcggactgttgttaaaggctgtgttgttaaaaggggtgcccaaagacaacagtttttaatagttgtctttgaaggcaaagacaacagttttataacggtgaaaaaccgttgtcttttccttcaaagacaacagtttttcaccgttgtctttgagcgtctacctttaataacagggtcttcaacaacagttttaaactatctacgacaacggtgaaaaaccgttgtcttttttagataaaaaaataaaaaaaaaattaatacacaattttccaatattataaatcattcaaaatactaaatttcaaaataaaatttaatatacaattttctaacattcaaaaataatatctataacattctaaagaaatttcataagcaaccaacaaaatttcataagcaaccaacaaaatgataacactattaaaacaaaggtagaacaatataacacgagattttctaatcTGTTTTGACTGTTGAACTTTTGCTCCTAATCTGTTTCAAGGACCACAGCGCTGCTACGGTGCTCTTCATATATAAGCTCTGCATATAtttaatctcctccaactccggaaccctcccacctgattgtgccagctttggcactccattttgtccgtcgcattctgctgaaattgacaggttgttgctggggaagaggtggtcgagcatagccacacactccttcacgagtttgtataggagatcagttgtaaagaatggctgttgcagcaccttttcgatgaagggctgcctgataagtgctcctgttctcttgtcatacttctttagtattttcactagacctgaattcatcacaataagaataataaaccatctaaatgagtgcacaaatttaaaaaaaaaagaaccagaAGAAAGGACAGAATAGTTAATCAATAACACTCAGATAATTGTAAACTATAATTAGGCTCTGATCATGAGTATGCTAACATGAGTTTCCTTGTTAACAAATTGAGAAATAATGGTTTGGAGAAATTAACAAACAAGACATGTAATATCTAAAACAAATGGGAGAGTTTGATACCTAAATAAAATCAACCTTGTTCAGTCAATGTAAAATCAGTTAAACTGCATTGGTAGTAGGCAAATAACATAAAATTTTCTGTTGTGGAAGTTATAATGAGAGTGGATTGATTGTTTCACCAATGACAAGAGAAATATTACTGtgtgatttgaagaagaaatccaaacatCTATTCTGTTGAATGCTAATTTATCATAACCTAGCAAAACAAATTTACCAAGCTACTCCAACACCCTTCTTAATCAATCTGATCAATTAGTAAACATGATTGTAAAATAAAACTCATAAATTGCCTCTGAAGCAAAAGTGTTAAGTTTATACTGGACTGAATGTAATTCATACACCATATAGATTGTTTGCAATGAAATAAAACATCATTCCA includes these proteins:
- the LOC122007130 gene encoding SPX domain-containing protein 1-like produces the protein MSLLLINYSVLSSGLVKILKKYDKRTGALIRQPFIEKVLQQPFFTTDLLYKLVKECVAMLDHLFPSNNLSISAECDGQNGVPKLAQSGGRVPELEEIKYMQSLYMKSTVAALWSLKQIRSKSSTVKTD